A single window of Pyrus communis chromosome 10, drPyrComm1.1, whole genome shotgun sequence DNA harbors:
- the LOC137746504 gene encoding uncharacterized protein isoform X3: MLKFTLATASQIRFLLQSLNDANSDSILREVSQACLDHLTNYRTELKNAALERVFASIFKSLLDRPNFCTVFCQSLRNTEISEGILENVSNALHLSVSEKTGIALALSDSENLDTRICGKNFCMAQIQKLCENPIVLNSSEQIQNIVMFLQRSEGLSKHVDSFMQMLSLLQLKDDSFSVLTPLLSDELRDANFLSNVDLLHENGENNFDAILSEMEKEISMRDIMKELGYGCTVDSSQCSEILSLFLPLTEITISKILGMIASTHVGLEDNQNTFSTFWLALGNSTLSDLPMLNTWNIDVLVDTIKQLAPGTNWIQVIENLDHEGFYIPNQEAFSFFMSVYQHVCQDPIPLHVICGSVWKNTEGQLSFLKHAISAPPEVFTFAHSVRQLAYVDVVHGHKLQLGHANHAWLSLDLLDVLCLLAERGHALAVRSMLEYPLKHCPEVLLLGMAHTNTVYNLLQYEVSYTVFPMMVKNATGSGIINHLWHINTSLVLRGFVDAHNCDPDNIARILDICQELKILSSVLEMIPSSFSIRMAALASRKELVDLEKWLSNNLNTHKDIFFEECIKFLKEIQFGGSQDFSTRPFQHSGAVSNIYVDAATIFLKVLKAYIGLIASSQLTEELERLSVTIMDSNPRLQNGDPTESTDGYADDIEAEANSYFHQMFSGQLTIDSMVQMLARFKESSIKREQSIFECMIANLFEEYRFFPKYPERQLKIAAVLFGSVIKHQLVTHLTLGIALRGVLDALRKPADSKMFVFGTKALEQFVDRLIEWPQYCNHILQISHLRSTHSELVAFIEQALARISLGHLDSDGSNDASAAHHHGPSQGTPGNVELNGSTILHTGQQLSSPLQLQQRHESSLDDHHKAANSSNDIKPSLSSAVHPSVGPVDDPPSIQKSQSALSAPVMLSSASSGFVRPSRGVTSTRFGSALNIETLVAAAEKRDTPIEAPASEIQDKISFIINNISVANVEAKSKEFAEIMKEQYHPWFAQYMVMKRASIEPNFHDLYLKFLDKVNSKGLNKEIVQASYENCKVLLGSELIKSSSEERSLLKNLGSWLGKLTIGRNQVLRAREIDPKSLIIEAYEKGLMIAVIPFTSKILEPCQSSLAYQPPNPWTMGILGLLAEIYSMPNLKMNLKFDIEVLFKNLGVDLKEITPCSLLKDRNRELEGNPDFSNKDIGSSQPQLVADVKSGMLSPLNQVELPVEVAPSNSGSHTHLLSQYAPPVHISTGTLIEDEKLLPDQIPAQGLLQATPSQSPFSVPTPISNIATHVVINPKLSALGLHLHFQRVVPIAMDRAIKEIVSGIVQRSVSIATQTTKELVLKDYAMESDETRILYAAHLMVASLAGSLAHVTCKEPLRTSISTQLRNSLQGSNIPNDHLEHAVQLVTNDNLDLGCAIIEQAATDKAVQTIDGEIAQQLSLRRKREGAGTTFFDANMYTQSGSVPESLRPKPGHLSISQQRVYEDFVRLPWQNQSSQNSHVLPASTAAPSASAGLNGTFGSASVQLNTGYSAGPGSKFDAVSRPLDEAVEPNPALHPSSSSICVGAGDGVSQHSSENDSLIGSFLSAASAPELQSVESSDFIKESGISSQPLPSSTATERLACNISEPSLNTRDALDKYQIVSQKLEALVTNDAKESEIQGVIGEVPEIILRCVSRDEAALAVAQKVFKGLYENASNHTHVSAHIAMLTAIREVCKLVVKELTSWVIYSDEERKFNKDITVGLIHSELLNLAEYNVQMAKLIDGGRNKLATEFSISLLQSLVIEESKVISELQNLVDALAKLAAKPGFPESLQQLVEMVKYPASIVGAPSAINVGKEDKGRISKDKKASVHSLVSREDFSNVESVEPDPPGFREQVSMLFAEWYRICELPGANDAAYTHVILQLHQNGLLKGDDMTDRFFRVLTELSVAHCLSSEMTIPGTLQAPQQVPNFSFLAIDIYAKLVFLILKGSNKLFLLSKILAVTVRFIQKDAEEKKGSFNPRPYFRLIVNWLLDLGSLDPVIDGANFQILTAFANAFHALQPLKVPTFSFAWLELVSHRSFMPKMLAGNGQKGWPYIQRLLVHLFQFMEPFLRNAELGVPVHFLYKGTLRVLLVLLHDFPEFLCDYHFTFCDVIPPSCIQMRNIILSAFPRNMRLPDPSTPNLKIDLLAEISQSPRILSEVDAALKAKQMKADVDEYLKTRQQGSSFLTELKQKLLLLPSEAASAGTRYNVPLINSLVLYVGMQAIQQLQARTPQAQSTQTVPLAVYLVGAALDIFQTLIVDLDTEGRYLFLNAIANQLRYPNTHTHYFSFIVLYLFADSNQHEIIQEQITRVLLERLIVNRPHPWGLLITFIELIKNPRYQFWNRAFIRCAPEIEKLFESVSRSCGGPKPVDESMVSGWVSESAH, from the exons ATGCTGAAGTTTACGCTGGCCACCGCCAGCCAGATTCGCTTTCTCCTCCAGAGCCTCAACGACGCCAACTCCGACTCCATTCTTCGAGAGGTCTCTCAG GCCTGTCTGGATCATCTCACTAATTACAGAACAGAGTTAAAGAATGCAGCATTGGAGCGGGTTTTTGCCTCAATTTTCAAATCTCTCCTTGATAGACCTAATTTCTGTACGGTGTTTTGTCAGTCCCTAAGAAATACAGAGATTAGTGAAGGAATTCTTGAGAATGTCTCTAATGCATTACACCTGTCTGTATCTGAGAAAACTGGCATTGCTCTTGCGTTGTCAGATTCTGAAAACCTAGACACCAGGATATGTG GCAAGAACTTCTGTATGGCTCAGATCCAGAAATTGTGTGAAAATCCTATTGTTTTGAATTCATCTGAGCAAATTCAGAACATTGTTATGTTCCTCCAGCGGTCTGAGGGCCTTTCCAAGCATGTCGATTCCTTTATGCAGATGTTATCTTTACTGCAGCTGAAAGATGACAGTTTTTCTGTTTTAACTCCATTGCTTTCGGATGAGCTCCGTGATGCCAATTTTTTGAG CAATGTGGATTTGTTGCATGaaaatggagaaaataattttgaTGCTATTTTATCTGAAATGGAGAAGGAAATCAGCATGAGAGATATAATGAAGGAATTAGGTTATGGATGCACAGTTGATTCATCTCAGTGCAGCGAGATTTTATCTCTTTTCTTACCTCTCACTGAGATTACTATTTCAAAAATCCTTGGCATGATTGCCTCTACTCATGTTGGTCTTGAGGACAATCAGAATACATTTTCAACGTTCTGGTTGGCGCTTGGTAACAGCACTTTATCCGATCTGCCTATGTTGAACACCTGGAATATTGATGTCCTTGTAGATACAATCAAGCAACTT GCTCCCGGCACTAACTGGATACAAGTTATTGAAAATTTGGATCATGAGGGATTCTACATTCCTAATCAGGAGGCTTTCTCTTTTTTCATGTCTGTGTATCAGCATGTGTGTCAG GATCCAATCCCCCTCCATGTTATCTGCGGGTCTGTTTGGAAGAATACCGAGGGTCAGTTATCCTTCCTTAAACATGCTATATCAGCACCACCTGAAGTGTTTACCTTTGCCCACTCTGTTAGGCAACTG GCCTATGTTGATGTAGTGCATGGCCATAAGCTTCAACTTGGACATGCAAATCATGCATGGTTGAGTCTTGACCTTTTGGATGTACTGTGTCTACTAGCTGAGAGGGGTCATGCTCTTGCTGTTCGATCAATGCTTGAGTATCCTCTTAAACACTGTCCTGAAGTCCTGCTTCTTGGGATGGCACATACAAAT ACTGTGTATAACCTGCTGCAATATGAAGTGTCTTATACTGTTTTCCCCATGATGGTAAAAAATGCAACGGGCAGTGGCATAATTAACCACCTCTGGCATATTAACACCTCATTGGTGCTGCGGGGATTTGTGGATGCTCACAATTGTGATCCAGATAACATAGCTAGAATATTGGATATCTGTCAAGAGCTAAAG attCTATCATCTGTCCTAGAGATGATCCCTTCCTCTTTTAGTATCAGAATGGCAGCCCTTGCTTCCAGAAAAGAGCTTGTAGACCTTGAGAAGTGGTTGAGCAATAATTTGAATACGCATAAGGATATTTTCTTTGAG GAGTGCATAAAGTTCTTGAAGGAGATTCAATTCGGTGGGTCACAGGATTTCTCCACCAGACCTTTCCAACATTCTGGTGCCGTGTCTAATATTTATGTGGACGCTGCTACTATATTCTTGAAG GTTCTTAAAGCTTATATTGGCTTGATTGCCTCTAGCCAACTTACTGAGGAGTTGGAAAGGTTGTCTGTAACAATTATGGATTCTAATCCAAGGCTGCAGAATGGTGACCCTACAGAGTCAACCGATGGATATGCAGATGATATTGAAGCTGAAGCAAACTCTTACTTTCATCAAATGTTTTCTGGTCAGTTGACAATTGATTCAATGGTCCAAATGCTTGCCCGATTCAAGGAATCTTCTATAAAAAG GGAACAGTCAATTTTTGAGTGCATGATTGCAAATCTGTTTGAAGAATATAGATTTTTCCCCAAGTATCCTGAAAGACAGCTCAAAATTGCCGCAGTTCTGTTTG GCTCTGTCATCAAACACCAGCTTGTAACTCATCTGACTCTTGGGATCGCTCTGCGTGGTGTTTTAGATGCATTGCGCAAACCTGCGGATTCAAAA ATGTTTGTGTTCGGAACTAAGGCCTTGGAGCAGTTTGTGGATCGTCTGATTGAGTGGCCTCAGTATTGCAATCATATTCTTCAAATATCCCATCTGCGGAGTACTCATTCAGAGCTTGTGGCTTTCATTGAACAGGCTCTTGCCAGGATTTCATTAGGCCATTTAGACTCAGATGGAAGTAACGATGCTTCCGCTGCTCATCACCATGGTCCCAGTCAAGGTACCCCAGGAAATGTAGAG TTAAATGGCTCTACCATCTTACATACTGGGCAACAACTTTCTTCACCACTCCAGCTTCAACAGAGACATGAAAGTTCTCTTGATGACCATCATAAAGCCGCAAATTCATCAAATGACATAAAGCCATCTTTATCTTCTGCTGTGCATCCTTCGGTTGGTCCTGTTGACGATCCTCCTAGTATTCAGAAG TCACAAAGTGCACTCAGTGCTCCAGTAATGTTGTCTTCTGCTTCCTCTGGTTTTGTTCGTCCTTCTCGAGGAGTTACTTCCACCA GGTTTGGCTCTGCTTTGAATATTGAAACATTAGTTGCTGCTGCCGAGAAAAGAGATACTCCCATCGAG GCTCCAGCATCAGAGATTCAGGACAAGATATCAtttataattaataatatttcagTTGCCAATGTTGAAGCTAAGTCAAAGGAGTTTGCTGAAATAATGAAAGAGCAGTACCATCCTTGGTTTGCACAGTATATGGTTATGAAAAG GGCAAGCATTGAGCCGAATTTTCATGATTTGTACCTGAAATTTCTGGACAAAGTTAATTCTAAGGGGTTGAATAAGGAGATTGTTCAAGCCTCTTACGAGAACTGcaag GTTCTTCTTGGATCTGAGCTTATAAAATCAAGCTCAGAAGAGCGTTCattgttaaaaaatttaggcAGTTGGCTTGGGAAGCTTACAATTGGAAGGAATCAAGTCTTAAGGGCTCGGGAAATAGATCCCAAATCTTTGATTATAGAG GCGTATGAAAAGGGGTTGATGATTGCAGTTATACCCTTTACTTCAAAG ATTCTGGAGCCATGCCAAAGTAGCTTGGCATATCAGCCACCAAATCCTTGGACAATGGGTATTCTTGGATTACTTGCTGAGATATATTCAATGCCAAACTTGAAAATGAACCTGAAGTTTGATATTGAG GTTCTATTCAAGAATCTTGGTGTGGATTTGAAGGAGATAACCCCATGTTCTCTTCTCAAGGACCGGAACAGAGAACTTGAAGGGAATCCTGATTTCTCTAACAAAGATATTGGATCATCCCAACCACAGTTGGTTGCTGATGTGAAATCCGGAATGTTATCTCCACTAAATCAGGTTGAACTACCCGTTGAGGTTGCTCCATCTAATTCTGGAAGCCATACACATCTACTATCTCAG TATGCACCCCCTGTTCATATTTCAACTGGCACCTTAATTGAGGATGAAAAGCTGTTGCCTGATCAGATTCCTGCTCAAGGACTGTTACAAGCTACTCCATCCCAGTCACCATTCTCT GTTCCCACACCAATATCTAATATTGCAACTCACGTGGTTATCAACCCGAAACTCAGTGCTTTGGGATTGCACTTGCATTTTCAGAG GGTGGTTCCGATTGCAATGGACAGAGCTATCAAAGAGATAGTATCTGGTATTGTTCAGCGCAGTGTTTCTATAGCTACTCAGACAACTAAAGAACTTGTCTTAAAG GATTATGCCATGGAATCCGATGAGACAAGAATATTATATGCAGCTCACTTGATGGTTGCAAGTTTGGCAGGAAGTCTAGCTCATGTAACTTGCAAG GAACCCTTGCGTACTTCAATATCAACTCAGCTGCGAAATTCCCTTCAGGGATCAAACATTCCAAATGATCATCTGGAACATGCTGTACAACTTGTTACTAATGACAATCTGGATCTTGGCTGTGCAATCATTGAACAGGCTGCTACTGATAAG GCGGTACAAACAATTGATGGAGAAATAGCTCAACAACTGTCATTAAGAAGGAAGAGGGAAGGTGCGGGTACAACATTTTTTGATGCTAACATGTACACACAAAGTGGCAGTGTGCCCGAGTCCCTTCGCCCTAAACCTGGTCATTTGTCCATTTCTCAACAACGAGTTTATGAG GACTTCGTGCGGCTTCCCTGGCAAAACCAGTCTAGCCAGAATTCACATGTTCTTCCTGCTAGTACTGCAGCTCCTTCTGCAAGTGCTGGTCTAAATGGCACATTTGGTTCAGCCTCGGTTCAACTTAACACAGGCTACTCAGCAGGTCCTGGAAGCAAGTTTGATGCTGTTTCTCGTCCACTGGATGAGGCAGTTGAACCCAATCCAGCTCTGCATCCAAG TTCATCCTCTATTTGTGTTGGAGCGGGTGATGGTGTTTCCCAGCATAGTTCTGAGAATGATTCTCTCATTGGTTCATTTCTTTCTGCTGCTTCTGCCCCAGAGCTGCAGTCAGTAGAGTCATCTGATTTTATAAAG GAATCTGGAATTTCTTCACAGCCGCTGCCTTCATCTACTGCAACTGAACGTCTGGCATGCAACATCTCAGAACCTTCTCTCAATACGAGGGATGCATTGGATAAATACCAGATTGTTTCACAGAAG CTTGAAGCTTTGGTAACCAACGATGCTAAAGAGTCAGAAATTCAG GGAGTAATTGGTGAAGTTCCTGAGATTATACTCAGATGTGTTAGTCGAGATGAGGCTGCCTTGGCTGTGGCTCAAAAG GTTTTCAAGGGTTTATACGAGAATGCATCGAACCATACTCACGTCAGTGCTCATATTGCAATGCTGACAGCTATTCGCGAAGTTTGCAAGCTTGTTGTTAAGGAGCTCACCAGTTGG GTTATTTATTCTGATGAAGAGCGGAAGTTTAACAAAGATATTACCGTTGGCCTTATTCACAGTGAATTACTAAATCTTGCAGAGTACAATGTTCAAATGGCAAAACTCATTGATGGGGGCAGAAATA AGCTTGCAACTGAGTTTTCAATTTCCCTTCTCCAATCTTTGGTGATTGAAGAATCTAAAGTTATATCAGAACTTCAAAATCTTGTTGACGCATTGGCAAAg CTCGCTGCAAAGCCTGGATTTCCTGAGTCGCTACAGCAGCTGGTTGAAATGGTAAAGTATCCTGCTTCTATAGTGGGTGCTCCGTCTGCTATTAATGTAGGAAAAGAGGACAAGGGCAGAATATCTAAGGATAAAAAG GCTTCTGTTCACTCTCTGGTGAGCAGGGAAGACTTTAGTAATGTGGAGTCTGTCGAACCAGATCCTCCTGGATTCCGTGAGCAG GTGTCCATGCTGTTTGCAGAGTGGTACCGGATTTGTGAACTTCCTGGTGCAAACGATGCAGCTTATACCCATGTTATCTTGCAGCTGCATCAAAATGGTCTGCTGAAAGGGGATGATATGACAGACCGGTTTTTCCGTGTCCTCACA GAGCTATCTGTTGCACATTGCCTATCTTCTGAGATGACAATTCCAGGGACACTGCAAGCACCTCAACAAGTGCCGAATTTCTCCTTCCTTGCTATTGATATCTATgctaaacttgttttcttaattttgaag GGATCAAATAAACTATTTCTCTTGTCTAAG ATTTTAGCAGTCACAGTGAGATTCATTCAAAAGGAtgcagaggagaaaaaaggATCTTTCAACCCAAGACCGTATTTTAGATTGATTGTTAACTGGCTTCTAGACCTTGGTTCTTTGGATCCTGTGATTGATGGTGCTAACTTTCAG ATATTGACAGCATTTGCAAATGCATTTCATGCTTTGCAGCCCCTTAAGGTTCCTACATTCAG ctTTGCATGGCTTGAGTTGGTGAGTCATAGGAGTTTCATGCCAAAAATGCTTGCTGGAAATGGCCAGAAGGGTTGGCCCTATATCCAACGTTTGCTGGTACATTTGTTTCAATTCATGGAGCCATTTTTGAGGAATGCTGAACTTGGAGTCCCG GTTCATTTCCTGTATAAAGGCACACTTAGGGTGCTGCTAGTGCTACTCCATGACTTTCCGGAGTTCCTTTGTGATTATCATTTTACGTTCTGTGATGTAATTCCTCCAAGCTGCATTCAAATGCGAAATATCATCCTCAGTGCGTTTCCCCGTAATATGAGGCTACCAGATCCATCTACTCCCAACTTAAAG ATTGATTTACTTGCTGAAATCAGTCAGTCTCCACGTATTCTCTCTGAGGTTGATGCAGCTCTAAAAGCGAAGCAGATGAAAGCTGATGTGGATGAGTACCTCAAG ACAAGGCAACAGGGTTCTTCATTTCTGACTGAACTGAAGCAAAAGTTGCTCCTTTTACCAAGCGAAGCTGCCTCAGCTGGTACCCGTTACAATGTACCCCTGATCAACTCCCTTGTGCTTTATGTTGGGATGCAG GCTATCCAGCAGCTTCAGGCTAGAACGCCTCAAGCCCAATCTACCCAAACTGTTCCATTGGCTGTCTATTTGGTGGGTGCTGCTTTGGATATTTTTCAGACTCTGATAGTGGACCTAGATACTGAAGGGCGCTACCTTTTCCTAAATGCGATTGCGAACCAACTGCGTTATCCAAACACCCATACCCATTACTTTTCCTTCATTGTTCTGTACTTGTTTGCCGATTCAAACCAG CATGAAATTATCCAGGAGCAAATCACAAGGGTATTGTTGGAACGTCTGATTGTTAACCGACCTCATCCATGGGGTCTTCTGATTACCTTCATTGAGCTTATCAAG aaTCCGAGATACCAGTTCTGGAACCGAGCATTCATCAGATGTGCACCGGAGATTGAAAAACTTTTCGAATCTGTCTCAAGGTCTTGCGGCGGTCCAAAACCTGTGGACGAAAGTATGGTCTCAGGTTGGGTATCAGAGAGTGCTCACTAA